The Mercenaria mercenaria strain notata chromosome 1, MADL_Memer_1, whole genome shotgun sequence nucleotide sequence GTGGATTTTATATTGAAACGTCATTTTATCTAGTCTTTGTTCCACTCTGTTGTAAGTAACGAGAATAGACATCATCTTACCTCGGCTTTACGATATAGAGCATATAGTAAACAGTTGGGTACGGTTACaccattgaaatattttcatactcCATTTATTTTAACCTTATACAGTTCCGATTAgtgaacaaaaattttaaacgtGTCTATAATCATGACCCAGGATATGATGCATGTTTGGATTTTATCTTTGTGCGTGTGGACCACTGTGTTAGTATTTGTATTGGGAAAAGATGAAAATTCCCAAAGTTCTATAAATTTATGGTGGAATAGCTCAAACCCAATGTTTATGACTGGTGGTGCAAAACTCAAAGTGGTCATATATACCACTCTTGACATAATATGTCCTTATACACCGGATACTACAGAATACGAGTACTTCACGCTGTATATGGTATCAGAAGAAGGATTTCGGGACTGTGTTTTTGCTGAAGGTAGCATACCTGTGGTTATCTGTAGTACTCCTGACAGACCAAAGCGATATACTCTTTTGTTTGAGCCATTCAGTTCTCTTCCCGATATTATGGAATTTAGTTATAACAAAAGTTATTACGTTGCAACGTTCTCATCGGAAAGCAAGGATGATCTGAATACGGATAGGCGCTTGTGCAGCGAACAAAACATGAAACTCAACCTTACTGTTGTCCCATAAAGTCTCCTAACATCACAAGAAGCACTCGCTCATGAATGACAGAAATACAAAACAACACAAATCTTCGGTTCTACTTCATAATATTAACTGTCAGACAGACATATATAAAAGACAATACGAGGATAACTTCTGCTTAGTCTTTGCATTTAACACGTTATAACGTTGGTCACCTTTTATTTCACGTTTATCACGTGTTTTATAGTTACAGTCGCATTGACACAAAAAAAAAGTTGTGCGTCCGATAGAATGAGTCACACCGGGGGTTGATGGATATTTATACATGTTTAGGAGTTTTGTTCTAAGAGAAATTGCAActtctttttcaacaactttttacAAGAAAAGGGGACTATGATGCATTTGAAAGCAtcttaaattttagaaaagatttTGGTTTCAAATATCTTGACAAATTTACACATTGTGTGAAATACCATTCTCCGACTGCGTTTCTTCTGTTTGGAACATACGCAATGCTACGATGTATTTACTTGATTCACACCAATTCTCATTACGATTAGAGACACTAGGTGGATATCAAGTTTATACAGACATTGAATCGTATGTGTTTAGAGGCGGTTTGACCattttcggaaaaaaataaaaggtatctTGAAAGTTTCTACAAGACTATCCATAGGACTGAAGTGTATGGAAAACTCATCATAAATCgcgaaataaaaaacaacaacattatattAAAGGCGAAGAGGTCAGCGGCTGCTTCCGAGAAATGCGGTATTGTCGCTTTTACAGAAGCTGTGGTTCCAACGCCGTGATGATTAAAGATTTATTGTCGCTTTTACAGAAGCTGTGGTTCCAACGCCGTGATGATTAAAGATTTATTGTCGCTTTTACAGAAGCTGTGGTTCCAACGCCGTGATGATTAAAGATTTATTGTCGCTTTTACAGAAGCTGTGGTTCCAACGCCGTGATGATTAAAGATTTATCGCAGCAAACTTGGATAAATATGACCGGATGTTAGTATTTCTGCTATCATCGGTAATAAgttttcaaataacatttttctttttttgtgtgtcttcctttttttttttttttttttttttttttgcttttaaaggtAGTCAGTCATATTTGAGCAACAtttcatgacatttttcagttttattatatTCTTTTAGAGATTTATTTATGGAACAAAAAGGTCCGTTACCTAGAGTTAGATTCCTAATGGAAATATATATCTTATTAGTTTTTATGCAATTgtgtaattacctcccttaaatatgaaattatttaaatattgatgtttcttttgattccaatgtaatttctagttttacatttgcatttgataaatattgggatatttcaactacctaaaacaaaaagcaagttttaaaacagcgtgTAGCTTCGGAAATCGTCTATATTCACTCTATCTTGGGTGTGTGACCTAGATAGACAaggtaatgataattttataaatttgcatttataaCTGATTTTGGCAAAACATGTACTTTTTAATACAAATCTTTGACCATTTTAATACAGCAGTGCTTTTATTGTTCctaaggcaaaatatgtttattttattttacatatgctaaaataatgctatcgtggttgggcaaccaggataggtaAGAACACttcagacatttaaaaaaatctgacATGTATTAAGAACTCGGTGAACATAAGTAAACTGctgaagttttgaacaaatctattagttgaccaaaatcttcTTAACCATTATAACAAGTGGGAGAAAAGCCTCTACATAGTATCTTATCTAGCCACATACATTTGTTAACTGCACACGCTTCACGCTATACaccacccgcccgcttagctcattagggagagcgttggtctacggatcgcgtggtcgcgagttcggtccccgggcggtgcgtatgttcttcgtgacgatttgataaaagacattgtgtctgaaatcattcgtcctccacctctgataattcatgtggggaagttggcagttacttgcggagaacaggtttgtactggtatagaatccaggaacactggttaggttaactgcccgccgttacatgactgaaatactgttgaaaaacggcgttaaacccaaaacaaacaaacatcatcaCGCTATACATGCAGAAATGTTTAAATCAATTACACAAAAATGCACTGAATAAGTGTAAATGGCTTGAAAACAAATCTAGACTCCTGACGCACTCCTTGTCTCCAATTAAAAGCAAAAATGTAAGGTAGCACTCCTTGCACAAATTACCAATGACAACGACAATGCTGTCTACCATATGTATCCACCTCTCCAGGGACTAATTCTCCATCGGCGCGTCGTTAGAACCACCGCTTTTGTGAAAACTATTGCCAGTGTGAAATATGTTCAATCAAATtataaacaacagaaaacttGCTTTtcgaaattattttattaaagcattatAACACCCCAGTGTCTAAAATGTTACGCTGATTTTAATATCCGTCAAAATAGAACGTAAGTCGAGGTAAACAGAGCATAATTTATACGATATTTCATATATGCTTGAATAGTACATAAAAAGATATACTGACAGCTTATTTAAAAGAGAAAAGATGAAATGcactttatattttaaatttttaatagttTGGAAATATTATTAACCGTTCTATGTATTCATAAAAACCTTTGCTCATGCGGCAACTACTTAACTGGCATATTTAAGTCATTTATACATACAACGAGATCAGgacttcaaaatgaaattatgttcgTTTATGATTTAAATACAGATAAAGCAAACTGCTTGCATTAAAATCATCTGAGGcctatttatgaaaatgtttgagCTTATGATACTGTTCTATGCCTGTATCGTTAATGATTCAATATGAATGCATCAGTAAATAAACATTAACTGTTGGTATAATTATCTTACATATCTtgaatgaaaaatgaaacaactCAGACGTGATCATGCCAATATGATATTACATAAGTATTCTATCTAGCATGTTTTATGGGACTCCAACATTGCACACACAATTTtgccacatttaaaaaaaaagttcttcaGAAACTCATCTACCCCGAAATAAAGACGCCATTTACTGACAATTTTGTTAAAAGTGAAACTTACAGGTTCACAATCCCTTCATATTTGGCAAGCAGAAATCAGAAAGATATGTTTGTTAAATACGAATGCCCACTATGATGACCTCCCGAGATCACACTGACATTTctcctttgaccaactgaccgcAAAAACAATAATGCGTTATCTACTGACCACACGCAATCaccctgacctttgacccaaGAAAAATAGGGGCCATCTACGGACCACAGGCAATAATCCTATGAAAGAGACACCATCAGGCCAaatcgtccagaaacggtttaaagTCTCCGGGCtactatgacattgacctttggcctagtgaccccaaaaacaattggggtctTCTAAACTCACCACGggcaaacatcctatgaagtttaatcGCATGTAGGcaaaagcgttcttcagttatcaatgtTATCGATcggaaatcattttcagtcaAGTCTGAAGGACACTATgacattaacctttgatctactgaccccaaaacaaaaGAGTTTATCTACTAAACACTGGTTCAGATTTATACTGTCATGAGTCtatatttgtacatgtaatatAGCGGTAAGACGCTTCGCTAAATGCGTCAACCGGTTTATTGTGTGGCGGTGGCTAAGCTAATAATTTGCGAAATTGCTAAAGATAacttaaggactatgctattttgaaataatgaattaGGTGGGTAGGGGTACATGATATTACtgctgaggaatttcgaagttactgtaaaacaaacttttttccaatgtgacaatacattaaaaccatgaagtgctgaactcttactttaattaaaagactaaagtgggaaacttttctaaaaaacacattacaatttaccaggtgttggcaaaatttgtcattttaaactataggtatggtgtgcgagatatatataaaactttatcataagtccgcaaagtgcaacaaaagaaatagcagtattaacaatgtaataatattatttatttacaaggtatgtctgacaaatgacatcgagaattcttactggccttttagaaagctgcattttccagtacctgatattttccactttggttaaaaaagcatttttacaataaataactgactacagaaggtaatcaAAATACCCTTGACCTAGGGAATGCTACAActtactaaacttcaaagtttaagtttaaaattatattgaacacgtttgctttaatctaaggtgaaaaataaactagaactctatgataaaaatccaatagatcatttcggacatgttagacagtgagaaagcaaacatttcgtacgtattatttagcatggatgattttcACTGTGAACacatactttttacacttaacatataATTCCACGAGTACCTACTCATATACATATAAATGAAGGGTGTTTGTCATGGAACTCGATCCGATAAGGCCGGTCCTCTTCTATCTgcatggcgcctggcatagtggtaggagttgggaggtaattggaaAGCACACaacaaattggctggccctttcaatagagGTGGCactaataaacaagacctttacctttaccttttatacacTAGGAATATGTTCGTTTTACATGTAGgtcaaagcattaacccctcgtgaaaatataatgcatgtgacgttcactgttgatatataattgtaataatatattttcacgttacactgaaacaaacaaatacccttttgcatattcatttatataaaaatataaataaacaaacaaacaaaaacgggaacaatgtttattttgtttgattgagagCAACagcgaaacgacacaatgaacttttcccaggtttatTTGGCGGGGAAAGACTCCAAgtgcccctccagacatttttgggggctcagactagtacctagatcgagacactaacctcagctgaatggcttccttacgtgaaaagttttacacatcaAGTGAGGTTTCCATCCCACGCCGGTGATGGGCGGAgaatttgaagccagcgaccatgaccatcacgtttttttgttgttttttttgcaggtataaaatttaaatattcaattaaatttcgtgaacataaatgatactctcaatgatatttaccgtcagaaattacaaacattttgccgaatacaccatacttttaattacaaaacgtttacacaccatgtgggtcggaaagcacgaaattacGTTCTTGAAAGTAtatgtgaatcgtcatgtttgaaatgtaaacaaaggaataaaagttaCTGTTTTCATATTCGTGGAAATAATCGaactgtgattgtcaatgttcccgatacggaatatatatgaatgtataaacatgaGCCGTTTCATTTTACAGGACTTACAAGGACatagtaagcgattgtttatttattgtatttatgttctagtaacctttgacactgaatTCGCGGACAAGCCGgttttgtgacatatacatgtctgttgttgggctggaaaaatttaaactaaaagctatattgcataaattcttcgttatttctgtgcatacaattcggttgtttaaaggttagaatatcagaaaactacaggaaataaaacatatctttgaaaaagtcccgatctttcattatttgtttagttggcgcatgattacaaatttaatattAGTAGGCcatgatgtccatgaagccgtgtaaagtgataattttgatgacacgttggttttattttgtaattgtgagtggtcgttaagtgatcagaaagatcggacagtgggatgttataaaaaagtgatgcttttGTAACGGTTTTGACTTTTCTTTTTGCTAATGTGAAGTTTAGTTACTCCTACTTAATTTTGTAATATCACATGAATTAACTcccttttattctgaaaatttagTTACATTTGTTTCACAGCAAATATAAAGTTTGTTAGAATTGCATATGAATTCTTacagcatttttatttttccttaaaaTGTAATAGAATTGTATTTATgatatgaattaaatatttattacttatgaatatattattaaaaatatgttatatgctAATTTCATACCAGTTTAACTGTTACTGAAAGTTTACATATATACTTAGGAAATTTCTGTATCTAGGTCAGCAACTCTGACCCTACGTCTAGTATATTTGTTTGTCACAAATCCGGGTTTTCTGGCAGCCAATTTCTGTCATAACCCTAGTTGGTACAGACAGCCCAATTCTGTCATAATCCTCATATAGTATATGGTACAATATGGGTTACGGACGGCCCTCTTCCGTCACAACCCGCAAGTTCCTTAGCAAAGCCTCATCTATGTCCTGTACATAGTATTCATGATTTTActtatcacattttattttatgatggtaTTCTCGTATAATAACTTAGCTGTTCACTATTGTTAAgggttttgtaaataaatttgaaaactgttattCAGCTTGATCTTTACTTGGTCTAACTTTAGAGTAAACTTGATATACCAAGTGTACGAACCTAGGGTAGTAACCACCCTGCTGAAATATCTGCTCTTTGGAGCTATAGCATGGCTGGAAAGTTGCATGCTTAGTGAACCTTGAGTGTACTTGAGGGTTGCTAGTTACGTGCATCCTACAGGATCAGCTTAAGTTGGCACTAATTTCGCCGTTTAATCTTTATGTCCCGACATTTACGTGAGGGCATACAGCGTTGCTGCTGTTTCTCTGTACGTCTGTA carries:
- the LOC123545252 gene encoding ephrin-B2-like produces the protein MTQDMMHVWILSLCVWTTVLVFVLGKDENSQSSINLWWNSSNPMFMTGGAKLKVVIYTTLDIICPYTPDTTEYEYFTLYMVSEEGFRDCVFAEGSIPVVICSTPDRPKRYTLLFEPFSSLPDIMEFSYNKSYYVATFSSESKDDLNTDRRLCSEQNMKLNLTVVP